In Chloroflexota bacterium, the following proteins share a genomic window:
- a CDS encoding fructose-specific PTS transporter subunit EIIC — protein sequence MARIVAITSCPTGIAHTFMAAEGVQRGAEALGHQIKVETQGSVGAQNVLTEADIREADLVIIAADTKVDLGRFVGKRVYETSTKAAITDGQGMVKTAFDQAKTYSASGSANLADTVDDLKAQRSASRSGPYKHLMTGVSYMLPFVVAGGLLLAIAFAFGGINVVEDQYKDTLGGALVQIGLRSGMSLMVPILAGFIAFSIADRPGLAPGMIGGMLAVSTGSGFIGGIIAGFMAGYATTWLNDTIRLPKTLAGLKPVLILPLLSSTIVGLLIIYVIGKPVSAINNGLNEWLAGMQGSNAILLGLLLGAMMAFDMGGPVNKAAYTFAVGLLASNVYAPMAAVMAAGMTPPLGLALASLLFKNRFTAEEQEAGKAAAVLGISFITEGAIPFAARDPFRVIPAIMLGSAVTGALSMSFGSTLQVPHGGVFVLPIPNAVGSLGLYIVAILVGTVVTAAALYALKRPLVQTPVATSETSANATSAVSVR from the coding sequence ATGGCACGCATTGTTGCGATCACCTCATGTCCAACTGGTATTGCCCACACATTTATGGCCGCCGAAGGGGTTCAACGTGGTGCAGAAGCCCTTGGTCATCAGATTAAAGTTGAAACCCAAGGCTCGGTTGGTGCGCAAAATGTGCTGACTGAGGCCGATATTCGTGAAGCCGATTTGGTGATTATCGCCGCTGATACCAAAGTTGATCTTGGGCGCTTTGTGGGCAAGCGGGTTTATGAAACCTCGACCAAAGCAGCGATTACCGATGGTCAGGGAATGGTCAAAACCGCCTTTGATCAAGCCAAAACCTATAGCGCCAGCGGCTCAGCCAACCTTGCGGATACCGTTGATGATCTCAAAGCTCAACGCTCGGCCAGCCGCTCCGGCCCCTACAAACACCTGATGACTGGGGTTTCGTATATGCTGCCATTTGTGGTTGCAGGCGGCTTATTGCTTGCAATTGCTTTCGCTTTCGGTGGAATCAATGTTGTTGAAGATCAATATAAAGATACCTTGGGCGGGGCATTGGTTCAAATTGGCTTGCGTTCAGGCATGTCATTGATGGTACCAATCTTAGCTGGCTTCATCGCCTTCTCAATTGCCGATCGGCCAGGTCTAGCACCTGGAATGATTGGCGGAATGTTAGCAGTCAGTACAGGCTCTGGTTTTATTGGTGGAATTATTGCTGGCTTTATGGCGGGTTATGCGACAACATGGCTCAATGATACGATTCGTTTACCCAAGACCCTTGCTGGGCTCAAGCCTGTGTTAATTTTACCCTTGCTTAGCTCAACAATTGTGGGTTTATTAATTATCTATGTGATTGGTAAGCCTGTTAGTGCAATCAATAATGGGTTAAATGAATGGCTGGCTGGAATGCAAGGTTCGAATGCGATTTTGCTGGGCTTGTTGCTTGGGGCAATGATGGCCTTCGATATGGGTGGGCCAGTCAACAAGGCCGCCTATACCTTTGCGGTTGGCTTATTGGCTAGCAATGTGTATGCTCCAATGGCTGCCGTAATGGCCGCTGGCATGACTCCGCCGCTTGGTTTGGCCTTGGCCTCGCTGCTGTTCAAAAATCGCTTTACCGCCGAAGAACAAGAAGCTGGCAAGGCAGCAGCAGTGCTTGGTATTTCGTTTATCACCGAAGGCGCAATTCCCTTCGCAGCACGCGATCCATTCCGCGTAATTCCAGCAATTATGCTTGGCTCAGCTGTCACGGGAGCACTCTCGATGAGCTTTGGGTCAACGCTGCAAGTGCCACACGGCGGCGTGTTCGTGCTGCCAATTCCCAATGCAGTTGGCAGTTTGGGCTTGTATATTGTGGCAATTTTGGTGGGCACAGTGGTGACAGCCGCCGCCTTGTATGCGCTCAAACGCCCGTTGGTACAAACGCCCGTTGCCACCAGCGAAACCAGCGCTAACGCAACTTCAGCCGTCAGCGTGCGCTAA
- a CDS encoding ankyrin repeat domain-containing protein produces MKKQPKRPNLVNLIEQRQFVEALAALKNFAPWSREYLDQALIATAATNSLDLLDSLLSAGANSNRADQFGRTALHWAAELANTAIIVHLVGFGAKIQATTNYGYNVLHYAVLARQAGLVERLLGLGADPTAQLSAGRRATWTALHFAYALEDWRCIGLLTPLTPTILPPAADAHRIKGTYDVVMATNDWHTPRPISPMTQRCPACAELMIYNTGHTFDDSGILADRIELYRCANCGEQFWSDSTARRAQPLHPIDTFDFKRGERKILKRR; encoded by the coding sequence ATGAAAAAGCAGCCAAAACGCCCAAATCTCGTGAATTTGATTGAACAGCGCCAGTTTGTCGAAGCCTTAGCCGCGTTGAAAAATTTTGCGCCTTGGTCGCGGGAATATTTAGATCAAGCGTTAATCGCAACAGCTGCAACAAATTCGCTCGACTTGCTTGATAGCTTGTTGAGCGCGGGAGCCAACTCAAATCGAGCTGATCAATTTGGGCGAACTGCCTTACATTGGGCGGCTGAGCTTGCCAATACCGCCATTATTGTGCATTTGGTTGGGTTTGGGGCGAAGATTCAAGCAACAACTAACTATGGCTATAACGTATTGCATTATGCAGTTTTAGCCCGCCAAGCAGGCTTAGTCGAACGACTGCTTGGGTTGGGAGCTGATCCGACCGCTCAATTATCAGCTGGCAGACGGGCAACTTGGACGGCGCTACATTTTGCCTATGCGCTTGAAGATTGGCGTTGTATTGGATTATTGACCCCGCTAACTCCCACGATTTTGCCGCCAGCCGCCGATGCTCATCGGATTAAAGGCACGTACGATGTGGTTATGGCAACGAACGATTGGCATACCCCACGCCCTATTAGCCCAATGACCCAGCGTTGCCCAGCATGTGCTGAATTGATGATCTACAATACTGGGCATACTTTTGATGATTCTGGTATTTTAGCTGATCGAATTGAGTTATATCGATGTGCCAACTGTGGCGAGCAATTTTGGTCAGATAGCACCGCCCGCCGAGCACAGCCATTGCATCCAATCGATACTTTTGATTTTAAACGGGGCGAAAGAAAGATCCTCAAAAGACGTTGA
- a CDS encoding endo-1,4-beta-xylanase: MNSRRRYWWIVLMLGLIAGQFSWWQSSSGQTSPQTLRAAAGTFLIGSAADSDFWNFSDGAQYEAILGNQFNIYTPGNQLKWDAVHPQRTTYNFAPVDRHIQIAKSYGQQIHGHTLLWHQQNPGWVANQTWTASELTSILYDHIDTVVGRYKNDIAIWDVANEVFDDSGVYRRSFWYNIIGQSYVELGFRRARQADSDAVLIYNDYNIEEVNAKSNAVYAMVTDFLARGVPIDGIGFQMHLLGSGINYNSFAQNMQRFADLGLKIYVTEADVRLQLPATSTSLAQQATVYQNVLDRCLRQPACQAFQFWGFTDKYSWVPNTFPGYGAALIYDEQYNPKPAYTAIYNRLLQGRGGTPTPTSAPTATRTPTAQPTATRTPTNTAVPTNTPTSSPTPTQTAPRPSLILSAPSQVTLGQVFTLTIQYVNIGLQYTTVTSSPAGLVQLDPPLSMPCKYNQHPTQCKNITFKATALGTVQLNASATGEVPIAGGGWAWGSAFAQNPVSVTIVDTIPTNTPTPTLTPSPTPISGGCRVNYAINSQWGNGFVANVTVTNASNTPINGWVLNWSFAGNQQISNAWNTSLTQTGSAVAARNAGWNNLIAAQGSTSLGFQASYSGTNAIPSSFSLNGVACSIVP, translated from the coding sequence ATGAACAGCCGACGACGTTACTGGTGGATAGTGCTGATGCTCGGATTAATCGCGGGACAATTCAGTTGGTGGCAGTCAAGCAGCGGTCAAACCAGCCCCCAAACCTTACGGGCAGCGGCTGGTACGTTTTTAATTGGCAGTGCTGCTGATAGTGATTTTTGGAACTTCAGCGATGGCGCTCAATATGAAGCCATTTTGGGTAACCAGTTTAATATTTATACCCCAGGCAACCAATTAAAGTGGGATGCCGTGCACCCTCAACGTACAACCTATAATTTTGCCCCGGTTGATCGACATATTCAAATTGCCAAAAGCTATGGTCAGCAAATCCACGGCCATACGCTGCTTTGGCATCAACAAAACCCCGGTTGGGTTGCCAACCAAACCTGGACAGCCAGCGAACTGACCAGCATTTTGTATGATCATATTGATACGGTGGTTGGCCGCTACAAAAACGATATTGCCATTTGGGATGTGGCCAACGAAGTATTTGATGATAGCGGCGTGTATCGGCGCTCGTTTTGGTATAACATTATTGGTCAAAGCTATGTTGAATTGGGCTTCAGACGTGCCCGCCAAGCCGATTCAGATGCGGTGCTGATTTACAACGATTACAATATCGAAGAAGTTAACGCCAAATCGAATGCAGTCTATGCCATGGTCACTGACTTTTTGGCGCGTGGTGTACCAATCGATGGGATTGGCTTTCAAATGCACTTGCTTGGATCAGGCATCAATTACAATAGCTTTGCCCAAAATATGCAGCGCTTTGCCGATTTGGGCTTGAAAATTTATGTAACTGAAGCCGATGTGCGTTTGCAATTGCCCGCTACCAGCACAAGTTTGGCTCAACAAGCAACAGTCTATCAAAATGTGCTTGATCGTTGTTTGCGCCAGCCAGCTTGCCAAGCCTTTCAATTTTGGGGCTTCACCGATAAATATTCGTGGGTTCCGAATACCTTCCCGGGTTATGGCGCGGCCTTGATTTACGATGAACAATACAATCCTAAGCCAGCGTATACCGCCATTTACAATCGTTTATTGCAAGGTCGGGGCGGCACGCCAACTCCAACCAGTGCCCCAACTGCTACGCGTACCCCAACGGCGCAACCAACCGCAACCCGTACCCCGACCAATACAGCGGTGCCAACCAACACGCCGACTAGCAGCCCAACCCCCACTCAAACAGCACCCAGACCATCGCTGATTTTGAGTGCGCCCAGCCAAGTGACCCTTGGACAAGTCTTTACCTTGACGATTCAATACGTGAATATTGGCTTGCAATACACCACCGTAACCAGTAGCCCAGCTGGCTTGGTGCAGCTTGATCCACCGTTGAGTATGCCTTGTAAATATAACCAACACCCAACTCAATGCAAAAATATCACCTTTAAAGCAACTGCACTTGGCACAGTCCAATTGAATGCTAGTGCAACCGGCGAAGTACCAATTGCTGGTGGTGGTTGGGCTTGGGGTTCAGCGTTTGCCCAAAATCCCGTCAGTGTTACCATTGTTGATACTATTCCGACTAATACCCCAACTCCAACGCTCACGCCAAGTCCAACCCCAATTAGTGGCGGTTGCCGCGTCAACTATGCGATCAACAGCCAATGGGGCAATGGATTCGTGGCCAATGTAACGGTGACCAATGCTAGCAACACGCCGATTAATGGCTGGGTGTTGAATTGGAGTTTTGCTGGCAATCAGCAAATTAGCAATGCTTGGAACACCAGCCTAACCCAGACTGGTAGTGCGGTCGCAGCGCGTAACGCTGGCTGGAATAACCTTATTGCTGCCCAAGGCTCGACCTCGCTTGGCTTCCAAGCCAGTTATAGCGGCACAAATGCTATTCCAAGCAGCTTTAGTTTGAATGGCGTTGCCTGTAGCATCGTGCCATAA
- a CDS encoding metallophosphoesterase produces the protein MRIWAIADLHLAGGQDKPMDVFGAHWRNHAATIAKAWHECVATDDLVLIAGDISWAMHLNDVRADLAWIEALPGKKVLCKGNHDYWWSSKNKVRAILPPSLQIVDCDAVVVDQIVVCGTRGWAVPGDRDFDKTTDQRIYERELGRLERALAGAQVLAEDVRPIYVLLHFPPFRDGQPTEFAKRIAAANVHTCVYGHLHQAEQWANATTGQVETVFYQLTACDALGFKPLLLSDNP, from the coding sequence ATGCGAATCTGGGCTATTGCCGACTTGCACCTTGCTGGCGGGCAGGATAAACCAATGGATGTCTTTGGTGCTCATTGGCGTAATCATGCGGCAACCATCGCCAAGGCTTGGCACGAATGCGTTGCCACCGATGATCTGGTGTTGATCGCTGGCGATATTTCGTGGGCTATGCATCTCAACGATGTTCGCGCCGATCTCGCTTGGATCGAGGCGCTGCCTGGCAAAAAGGTGCTGTGCAAGGGTAACCACGATTATTGGTGGAGTAGCAAAAATAAGGTTCGCGCCATCCTGCCACCCTCATTGCAGATTGTCGATTGCGATGCAGTGGTTGTCGATCAGATTGTGGTTTGTGGGACGCGTGGTTGGGCTGTGCCAGGCGACCGCGATTTCGATAAAACCACCGATCAGCGGATTTATGAGCGTGAACTTGGGCGCTTAGAACGGGCTTTGGCTGGAGCACAGGTGCTGGCCGAAGATGTTCGCCCAATCTATGTGTTACTACATTTCCCGCCTTTCCGCGATGGCCAGCCAACCGAATTTGCCAAACGCATCGCCGCTGCCAACGTTCACACCTGTGTTTATGGCCACTTGCACCAAGCCGAACAATGGGCCAATGCCACAACTGGCCAGGTCGAAACGGTTTTCTATCAATTAACTGCCTGCGATGCCCTCGGCTTTAAACCACTGCTATTAAGCGATAATCCTTAA
- a CDS encoding DUF2029 domain-containing protein: MSNTVLKKQQLYRLIGAWIGLIGLIWLGWNQTSHYWFDLGSVADQDGLTGFNERETNEFFSYRWTQEKAQIAVPFQHGPTALTFNGTIHPNAQQVQLNLGDQHLITLDPQKHIDLAMRRYHVYIPEQRDPWGHLKINIDSIIPQVSADGRKLGLLFDLFEIKNLAAPWGLPPLGFLIVSCLLPGLWFWLLIQLFPRHMLLASGLSFLSIFSIIGLWIWRAPLIEPQLVSLAIGSFVLAAFVAWLNYLYRSALIPIQKVILLMFGASSIISGYLLYFYGFTDWLTWWNLGTITGIAVLLLPIIPQKYHKILWSITAICIIGYGILNYMYVFERDYADDFKALFRGPRAYIQGIGLYDFEAIAANPFSNTYKYPPFFVFFMAPFTSLTFTPAIQSWRAFNIVIMLIASVILMRGYQQHWRSWVAIGLGFMLLVFQPINDSLRYGQVDMLMLLPLVIATIALLKERWNWFAAMIAIPTMLKLYPAYLLAQVAMTKRWRAGLAFMATCLGIIVLSVIVLGWDVHAQFIQHVLPTTSGGTGWVENQTWNGWLNRLINPTIGLTPDTSTTVKLLTYAMALGLSGLTWWFSRKMSAADGFGLWIITMLMILPSTWIHYQVLLIIPVFQLLVRVQQTKQLPSWSIFGLYGLALVSLSIGNQWTFYDRGYHGVFWALLLSYKLYGLIALWWAVAFDSTARIANPKSSPSQNLG; the protein is encoded by the coding sequence GTGTCAAACACTGTGCTGAAGAAGCAGCAACTTTATAGATTAATTGGTGCATGGATCGGATTAATTGGCTTGATTTGGCTTGGCTGGAATCAAACTAGTCATTATTGGTTTGACCTAGGTTCAGTCGCCGATCAAGATGGATTAACGGGATTTAACGAACGAGAAACAAATGAGTTTTTTAGTTATCGTTGGACTCAAGAAAAGGCACAAATCGCCGTGCCATTTCAACATGGCCCAACTGCTTTAACATTTAATGGAACAATTCATCCTAATGCCCAGCAAGTGCAACTAAATCTTGGAGATCAGCATTTAATCACGTTAGATCCACAAAAACATATCGATTTGGCAATGCGACGTTATCATGTCTATATTCCTGAGCAACGTGATCCATGGGGTCATCTTAAAATTAATATCGATAGTATTATTCCCCAAGTTAGTGCTGATGGGCGTAAATTAGGCTTATTATTCGATCTGTTTGAAATCAAAAATCTTGCCGCGCCATGGGGATTGCCACCATTAGGGTTTTTGATTGTTAGTTGTCTTTTGCCTGGATTGTGGTTCTGGCTCTTAATTCAACTTTTTCCACGCCATATGCTGCTTGCTAGTGGCCTAAGTTTTCTCAGCATTTTTAGCATTATTGGTTTATGGATTTGGCGAGCACCATTGATTGAGCCTCAGCTTGTAAGTTTGGCAATTGGGAGTTTTGTTTTAGCAGCATTCGTGGCATGGCTTAACTATCTCTATCGCTCAGCATTGATACCGATTCAAAAAGTTATTTTATTAATGTTTGGTGCCAGCAGCATCATATCAGGATACTTACTCTATTTTTATGGCTTTACCGATTGGCTAACCTGGTGGAATCTAGGAACAATTACGGGGATTGCAGTATTGCTCTTACCAATTATTCCACAGAAATATCATAAAATACTCTGGTCGATTACAGCAATTTGCATTATTGGCTACGGAATATTGAATTATATGTATGTTTTTGAACGTGATTATGCTGACGACTTCAAGGCTTTATTTCGCGGGCCACGTGCTTATATTCAAGGCATAGGTTTATATGATTTCGAGGCGATTGCAGCAAATCCATTTAGTAATACTTATAAATATCCGCCGTTCTTTGTTTTCTTTATGGCTCCATTTACCTCGCTGACGTTTACGCCAGCAATCCAATCGTGGCGAGCATTTAATATTGTGATTATGTTGATTGCTAGTGTTATTTTAATGCGTGGCTATCAGCAACATTGGCGTTCGTGGGTAGCAATTGGCTTGGGCTTTATGTTATTGGTCTTTCAGCCAATTAATGATAGTTTACGCTATGGTCAAGTTGATATGTTGATGTTATTGCCGCTGGTAATTGCAACGATTGCTTTATTGAAAGAACGGTGGAATTGGTTTGCGGCCATGATTGCAATCCCCACAATGCTCAAACTGTATCCAGCCTATTTACTAGCCCAAGTTGCTATGACCAAACGCTGGCGAGCCGGATTGGCTTTTATGGCAACATGTCTTGGAATTATCGTTTTAAGTGTAATTGTATTAGGTTGGGATGTACACGCTCAATTTATTCAACATGTTTTGCCAACGACGAGTGGCGGTACGGGCTGGGTTGAAAACCAAACTTGGAATGGCTGGCTCAATCGATTAATCAACCCGACCATTGGATTAACTCCAGATACTTCAACGACAGTTAAGCTATTGACATATGCCATGGCCCTAGGCTTGAGTGGTTTAACTTGGTGGTTTAGCCGCAAAATGTCAGCCGCCGATGGCTTTGGCTTATGGATTATTACGATGTTGATGATTTTGCCATCAACTTGGATTCACTATCAAGTCTTGTTAATTATTCCTGTGTTTCAATTATTGGTGCGCGTACAACAAACTAAACAATTGCCATCATGGTCAATTTTTGGATTGTATGGTTTAGCATTGGTGAGTTTGAGTATTGGTAACCAGTGGACATTCTATGATCGCGGCTATCATGGGGTGTTTTGGGCACTGCTGCTTTCCTATAAATTATATGGGTTGATTGCACTTTGGTGGGCAGTAGCATTTGACTCAACCGCACGTATAGCAAACCCAAAATCAAGTCCATCACAAAATCTAGGTTAA